A window of the Hordeum vulgare subsp. vulgare chromosome 5H, MorexV3_pseudomolecules_assembly, whole genome shotgun sequence genome harbors these coding sequences:
- the LOC123453123 gene encoding uncharacterized protein LOC123453123 gives MATRSPPSPSSIVPPYTHFAAKNRQGIQGSYLALAMASVGFGSSVAAVAPASASSAGRSSLRPRRTRLAVPAATRGTPAPAKKEKSILDFIVSAIVKDEQEFIETNPLLNKVDGPAPSAGGTASRKAGGTTSAGKKPAADSEGGGGFNLGGLFAKKG, from the coding sequence ATGGCCACCCGATCGCCACCCTCACCAAGCTCAATAGTACCACCATACACACATTTCGCCGCCAAGAATCGCCAAGGGATCCAGGGGAGCTACCTAGCGTTAGCAATGGCATCGGTGGGGTTCGGCAGCAGCGTGGCGGCCGTGGCGCCGGCGTCAGCCTCGTCGGCGGGCAGGAGCAGCCTTCGCCCGCGGCGGACGCGGCTGGCGGTGCCGGCGGCGACGAGGGGCACGCCGGCTCCGGCCAAGAAGGAGAAGAGCATCCTCGACTTCATCGTCAGCGCCAtcgtcaaggacgagcaggagttcatCGAGACCAACCCGCTGCTCAACAAGGTGGACGGCCCGGCGCCCTCCGCCGGCGGCACCGCCTCCAGGAAGGCCGGCGGCACCACCTCCGCGGGAAAGAAGCCCGCCGCCGAcagcgagggcggcggcggcttcaaCCTCGGCGGCCTCTTCGCCAAGAAAGGCTAA
- the LOC123397336 gene encoding uncharacterized protein LOC123397336: MLNAKVKPTLHQELASEPHMELLEEMSIANLQQEYEAMVGENREREGGLVALMRRNHEKYAAQAGQEIAKLKEPLAAEAGKPSRDPEKKLSAIEGEFPDLKGLLNKIMGGKRNELNRETPVKKLQALYALTRQLYIGEIGQKDADGAGKDEAPKTKDDGQEKPAEKKGDDPALSIAEKSKDSASTKRPRRDDAAPPPDPDVPGPRRSIYLTKKMENKIDLSLSMDDAPPLARDWSLLPFDALSSIFTRAGAVEVLMGAGLVCRSWLEAAKLPDVWRAIDMDKHEVLFLKDDAVLRAMAKAAVHRSGGQLRVFAGKHFVTDELIKSILESSPLLRTLRLVSCHNVFSKHIASAMKQSPLLELRSLELGNTDITLEDLTTVLEGCRVLEVLSVCDCFEIDDEEERALRAKFARIKTMTLEWDDDDCCNCSCYYGYSDNSSTPDCEDERT, from the exons ATGTTGAATGCTAAGGTGAAGCCGACTTTGCATCAAGAGCTAGCTTCTGAGCCACATATGGAACTCTTAGAGGAGATGAGCATTGCAAATCTTCAGCAAGAATATGAGGCCATGGTCGGTGAAAATAGAGAGCGTGAAGGTGGACTAGTGGCTCTTATGAGGAGAAATCATGAG AAATATGCAGCCCAGGCAGGGCAAGAGATTGCCAAGCTAAAGGAGCCGCTTGCTGCTGAAGCCGGAAAAC CGAGCAGAGACCCGGAGAAGAAACTCAGTGCTATTGAAGGAGAGTTTCCAGATCTTAAGGGCCTTCTGAACAAGATCATGGGTG GTAAACGTAATGAACTCAACCGGGAGACTCCTGTCAAGAAACTGCAAGCTTTGTATGCGCTAACACGTCAGTTGTACATTGGAG AAATCGGTCAGAAAGATGCTGATGGAGCCGGCAAAGATGAAGCCCCCAAGACCAAGGATGATGGGCAGGAGAAGCCAGCTGAGAAGAAGGGCGACGACCCGGCTTTATCCATCGCAGAAAAGAGTAAGGACTCAGCTTCAACCAAAAGGCCAAGGAGAGATGATGCGGCGCCGCCGCCG GACCCCGACGTCCCCGGTCCTAGGAGATCGATCTATCtcacaaaaaaaatggaaaacaagaTTGACCTATCATTATCGATGGACGATGCGCCGCCGCTGGCCAGGGACTGGTCGCTGCTGCCCTTTGacgctctctcttcgatcttcacccGGGCCGGCGCCGTCGAAGTCCTCATGGGCGCCGGTCTCGTGTGCCGCTCGTGGCTCGAGGCCGCGAAGCTGCCGGACGTGTGGCGAGCCATCGACATGGACAAGCACGAGGTCTTGTTCCTGAAGGACGATGCTGTCCTGCGCGCGATGGCGAAGGCCGCCGTGCACCGTTCCGGCGGACAGCTCAGGGTGTTCGCCGGGAAGCACTTTGTCACCGATGAGCTCATCAAGTCTATCCTAGAAAG CTCGCCCTTACTTAGAACCCTTCGGCTTGTATCCTGCCACAACGTCTTCAGCAAACATATCGCCAGTGCTATGAAACAATCGCCTCTGCTGGAGCTGCGTTCCCTTGAACTTGGCAACACTGACATCACCCTCGAAGACCTGACCACCGTCCTCGAGGGCTGCCGTGTTCTGGAGGTTCTTTCAGTGTGCGATTGTTTCGAgatcgacgacgaggaggagcgtGCCCTGCGGGCAAAATTCGCCAGGATCAAAACCATGACGCTCGAATGGGATGATGACGATTGCTGCAACTGTTCTTGTTATTACGGGTACTCCGACAATTCGAGCACTCCAGACTGTGAAGATGAGAGGACATAG